The following are from one region of the Verrucomicrobiota bacterium genome:
- a CDS encoding aminotransferase class III-fold pyridoxal phosphate-dependent enzyme, with protein MDTIPLPPCDHKPRPYTGPTADEVFAMRKQFLSPAIFHYYKKPLMIVAGRGQWLFDEKGRRYLDGFGGIVTVSVGHCHPDVVAAVHAQNETLQHTTTIYLHPNVALYARDLAAKMPGELKVVYFVNSGSEANDLALLMARAATGNYDVIALRNGYHGGSQSTMGLTSHSSWKFNVPHSFGIQHALMPDTYRGTFGANDPDAGRRYADDVKNLIQFGTSGQVAGFIAETIQGVGGAVVLPDGYLRRAYEHIRAAGGLCIADEVQSGFGRTGTHYWGFETQGVVPDIVTMAKGIGNGCPLAAVVTTPQVAKALATRTHFNTFGGNPVTTAQGRAVLQVIEREKLQENSLNVGAHLKSGLQKLAVKHALIGDVRGLGLMLGLELVKDRSTQEPAREQCAAVLEACRDAGLLLGKGGFHGNTLRIKPPMCITRADADFMVQVLDAALGLA; from the coding sequence ATGGATACCATCCCCCTCCCGCCCTGCGACCACAAGCCCCGGCCTTACACCGGTCCCACCGCGGACGAAGTGTTCGCCATGCGCAAGCAGTTCCTCAGCCCGGCGATCTTCCACTACTACAAGAAGCCCCTCATGATCGTCGCAGGCCGGGGGCAGTGGCTGTTCGATGAGAAGGGGCGGCGTTATCTCGACGGATTCGGCGGCATCGTGACCGTGAGCGTCGGCCATTGCCACCCGGACGTCGTCGCCGCGGTCCACGCGCAGAACGAAACGCTCCAGCACACCACGACCATCTACCTGCACCCGAACGTCGCCCTTTACGCGCGCGACCTCGCGGCGAAGATGCCCGGCGAACTCAAGGTCGTCTATTTCGTGAACTCCGGCTCCGAGGCGAACGACCTCGCGCTGCTCATGGCGCGCGCGGCGACAGGCAACTACGACGTCATCGCCCTGCGCAACGGCTACCACGGCGGCAGCCAGTCCACGATGGGCCTCACGTCGCACAGTTCGTGGAAGTTCAACGTGCCGCACAGCTTCGGCATCCAGCACGCGCTGATGCCCGACACGTATCGCGGCACGTTCGGCGCGAACGACCCCGACGCCGGCCGCAGATACGCCGATGACGTGAAGAACCTCATTCAGTTCGGCACATCGGGCCAAGTCGCGGGGTTCATCGCGGAGACGATTCAGGGCGTCGGCGGCGCGGTGGTGCTGCCCGACGGTTATTTGCGCCGCGCTTACGAGCACATTCGCGCCGCGGGCGGCCTGTGCATCGCGGACGAAGTGCAGTCGGGCTTTGGCCGCACCGGCACGCACTACTGGGGCTTCGAGACGCAGGGCGTCGTGCCCGACATCGTCACGATGGCCAAGGGCATCGGCAACGGCTGCCCGCTTGCCGCCGTCGTCACCACGCCCCAAGTCGCGAAGGCCCTCGCGACGCGAACCCATTTCAACACGTTCGGCGGCAATCCCGTGACGACCGCGCAAGGCCGCGCGGTGCTGCAAGTGATCGAGCGCGAGAAGCTGCAGGAAAACTCGCTGAACGTCGGCGCGCACCTCAAGTCCGGCTTGCAGAAGCTCGCGGTCAAGCACGCGCTGATCGGCGACGTGCGCGGCCTCGGGCTGATGCTCGGCTTGGAACTGGTGAAAGACCGCTCGACCCAGGAACCCGCGCGCGAGCAATGCGCCGCCGTGCTCGAAGCCTGTCGCGACGCCGGCCTGCTGCTCGGCAAAGGCGGCTTCCACGGCAACACCCTTCGCATCAAACCCCCGATGTGCATCACGCGCGCCGACGCGGATTTCATGGTGCAAGTGCTGGATGCAGCCCTGGGCCTCGCATGA